One region of Termitidicoccus mucosus genomic DNA includes:
- a CDS encoding ABC transporter substrate-binding protein codes for MKNHPPARGAVAATCFWLRRFRPAAILRVKPSGRGALAAAGLLMAAGAFAEGAFPMAITDGFGRRVVIAQRPERIVSLAPSLTETVFAVGNGARLAGVTRFCNFPAEAEALPKVGGFAARTISIEAIVALRPDIVLAGDEGQRPVVEALERLGIPVVAARVTDFETLFASIRLQGRLAGRETETDALIAGLRARVEAVARRAAEIPEEKRVRVYWEAFDEPLMSAGPRSLIGRQIALAGGVNIFGEAREPYPHVSGEAVVARNPQIIMNSRILPARMSLTAGRLARRPGWAGIDAVREGRVFTLPDELVTRAGPRLVDGLELMARTIYPGWFDAGTEAQR; via the coding sequence ATGAAAAATCATCCTCCTGCCCGCGGCGCCGTCGCCGCGACTTGCTTTTGGCTGCGCCGCTTCCGTCCGGCCGCGATTCTCCGTGTCAAGCCGTCCGGCCGCGGCGCGCTTGCAGCCGCCGGCCTGCTCATGGCGGCGGGTGCGTTTGCGGAGGGTGCGTTTCCGATGGCAATCACGGACGGGTTTGGGCGACGGGTGGTGATTGCGCAGCGGCCCGAGCGCATCGTGTCGCTGGCGCCGTCGCTCACGGAAACCGTGTTTGCGGTCGGCAATGGCGCACGGCTGGCGGGGGTCACGCGTTTTTGCAATTTTCCCGCCGAGGCGGAGGCGCTGCCCAAGGTGGGCGGGTTTGCGGCGCGCACGATCAGCATCGAGGCGATCGTGGCGCTGCGTCCGGACATCGTGCTGGCGGGCGACGAGGGCCAGCGTCCGGTGGTCGAGGCGCTGGAGCGGCTGGGAATCCCGGTGGTGGCGGCGAGGGTGACGGATTTTGAAACGCTGTTCGCGTCGATCCGGTTGCAGGGACGGCTGGCGGGGCGAGAAACGGAAACGGATGCGTTGATCGCGGGGCTGCGCGCGCGGGTGGAGGCGGTGGCGCGGCGGGCGGCGGAAATCCCGGAGGAAAAGCGCGTGCGGGTTTACTGGGAGGCGTTCGACGAGCCGTTGATGAGCGCGGGGCCGCGCAGCCTGATCGGCCGGCAAATCGCGCTGGCAGGAGGCGTGAATATTTTCGGCGAGGCGCGCGAGCCGTATCCGCACGTGAGCGGCGAGGCGGTCGTGGCGCGCAATCCGCAAATCATCATGAACTCGCGCATCCTCCCCGCGCGGATGTCGCTGACGGCCGGGCGGCTGGCGCGGCGTCCGGGCTGGGCGGGCATCGACGCGGTGCGCGAAGGTCGGGTGTTCACGCTGCCCGACGAGCTGGTGACACGCGCGGGACCGCGCCTGGTGGACGGGCTGGAATTGATGGCGCGGACGATTTACCCGGGATGGTTCGATGCGGGAACGGAGGCGCAACGTTAA
- a CDS encoding FecCD family ABC transporter permease, with the protein MSRARTGFFLKPPGWRRTPVLLAALGVALVVAVLASLGLGSVTMGPGRVVAAVLRSASAQATDVVIVWDLRLPRTLLAALVGGALAAAGAAFQGLFRNPLADPHVIGASSGAALGATVAISSGLGATTLGFGPVPLAAFAGALATVAVVYAVAESGAGGASVAGLLLAGTAMGSMLSALVSFLLIWQEQPWFHVFGWLLGGFSGRSWHHLWVALPWLAAGSGALWLMSRPLDALTGGDDVARGLGLSIRTTRLLLVSAAGLVVAAAVAVSGIIGFVGLVAPHIARWLVGAGHARMIPVSVLLGAVLLVAADTAARTLLAATEIPVGILTAALGGPYFLWLLKTRGRRMAA; encoded by the coding sequence ATGAGCCGCGCGCGCACAGGCTTCTTTCTAAAACCACCGGGCTGGCGGCGGACGCCGGTTTTGCTGGCCGCGCTCGGCGTGGCGCTGGTCGTCGCGGTGCTGGCGAGCCTGGGACTGGGCTCGGTGACAATGGGACCGGGACGGGTGGTGGCGGCGGTGCTCCGCTCGGCCTCGGCGCAGGCGACGGATGTCGTGATCGTGTGGGACCTGCGGCTGCCGCGGACGCTGCTCGCGGCGTTGGTGGGCGGGGCGCTGGCGGCGGCGGGCGCGGCGTTTCAAGGGTTGTTTCGCAACCCGCTCGCCGACCCGCATGTGATCGGGGCGTCGAGCGGCGCGGCGCTCGGGGCGACGGTGGCGATTTCGTCCGGTTTGGGCGCGACGACCCTGGGATTCGGACCGGTGCCGCTGGCCGCGTTCGCCGGCGCGCTGGCGACGGTGGCGGTGGTGTATGCGGTGGCGGAGTCGGGCGCGGGCGGCGCGTCGGTCGCAGGGCTGCTGCTGGCGGGGACGGCGATGGGGTCGATGCTGTCGGCGCTGGTTTCGTTTTTGCTCATCTGGCAGGAGCAGCCGTGGTTTCATGTGTTTGGCTGGCTGCTGGGCGGATTTTCGGGGCGTTCGTGGCATCATTTGTGGGTTGCGCTGCCGTGGCTGGCCGCGGGCTCGGGCGCGCTCTGGCTGATGTCGCGTCCGCTGGATGCGCTGACGGGCGGCGACGACGTGGCGCGGGGGCTCGGGTTGTCGATCCGGACGACGCGGCTGCTGCTCGTGAGCGCGGCGGGACTGGTGGTGGCGGCGGCGGTGGCGGTGAGCGGCATCATCGGTTTCGTGGGGCTGGTGGCGCCGCACATCGCGCGGTGGCTGGTGGGCGCGGGCCATGCGCGGATGATTCCGGTGAGCGTGCTGCTGGGCGCGGTGTTGCTCGTGGCGGCGGACACGGCGGCGCGGACGTTGCTGGCGGCCACGGAGATCCCGGTGGGCATCCTGACCGCGGCGCTGGGCGGGCCGTATTTTTTGTGGCTGCTGAAAACGCGCGGGAGGCGCATGGCGGCATGA
- a CDS encoding ABC transporter ATP-binding protein, with the protein MAAENAREAHGGMSGGGAILRAVNLHCGYGCVEVLGGVNLEAREGEVLALIGPNGTGKTTLLHTLGRLLPAQRGEVRLGGRALRGMRSREVARMLALAPQRAPHSAWPLAVAEAVARAAPGWLLPLTAADQAAVDAAMARMRVAALAGRTLSTLSGGELRRVILARALAQAPRVLLLDEPATYLDLQHQAELLALVRSLARDDGLAVVLTMHDLSLAALCADRVALLAPGGLRVTGTPAEVLREEILRPVYGERLEVFAHPASGSPVVLPLAER; encoded by the coding sequence GTGGCTGCTGAAAACGCGCGGGAGGCGCATGGCGGCATGAGCGGCGGCGGGGCGATTTTGCGGGCGGTCAACCTGCACTGCGGCTACGGCTGCGTGGAGGTGCTCGGCGGCGTGAACCTGGAGGCGCGCGAGGGCGAGGTGCTGGCGCTCATCGGGCCGAACGGCACGGGCAAGACGACGCTGCTGCACACGCTGGGGCGGCTGCTCCCGGCGCAACGCGGCGAGGTGCGGCTGGGCGGGCGGGCGCTGCGCGGCATGCGGTCGCGCGAAGTGGCGCGCATGCTGGCGCTGGCCCCGCAGCGGGCGCCGCACTCGGCCTGGCCGCTCGCGGTGGCGGAGGCCGTTGCGCGCGCCGCACCGGGCTGGCTGCTGCCGCTCACGGCGGCGGACCAGGCGGCGGTCGACGCGGCGATGGCGCGCATGCGCGTCGCCGCGCTGGCGGGCCGGACGCTCTCGACCCTGTCGGGCGGGGAGCTGCGGCGGGTGATCCTGGCGCGCGCCCTGGCGCAGGCCCCGCGCGTGCTGCTGCTCGACGAGCCCGCGACATATCTGGATTTGCAACACCAGGCGGAACTGCTCGCGCTGGTGCGCTCGCTGGCGCGCGACGACGGGCTGGCGGTGGTGCTGACGATGCACGACCTGTCGCTGGCGGCGTTGTGCGCCGACCGGGTGGCGCTGCTCGCGCCGGGCGGGCTGCGCGTGACGGGGACGCCCGCCGAGGTGCTGCGCGAGGAGATATTGCGCCCGGTGTATGGCGAGCGGCTGGAAGTGTTCGCCCATCCCGCCAGCGGCAGCCCCGTGGTGCTGCCTCTGGCCGAGCGGTGA
- the araD gene encoding L-ribulose-5-phosphate 4-epimerase AraD — translation MPADYTELKREACEANLALPRHGLINLTFGNASAIDRARGVFAIKPSGVDYAALKPADMVLIDLEGRPVEPANKLRPSSDTPTHRRLFLAFPEIGGVVHTHSSHATAFAQAGREIPIFGTTHADYFFGDIPVTRKLTDAEIGGGAYEWETGNVIVEHFGRRKKSPLDYPAILVNRHAPFTWGPTVAKAVEVAVAVECIARMALMSLQLDPSLAPIEPALLNKHFKRKHGPGAYYGQP, via the coding sequence ATGCCCGCCGACTACACCGAACTCAAACGCGAGGCCTGCGAGGCCAACCTCGCGCTCCCGCGCCACGGCCTCATCAACCTCACCTTCGGCAACGCCAGCGCCATCGACCGCGCCCGCGGCGTCTTCGCGATCAAGCCCAGCGGCGTGGACTACGCCGCGCTCAAGCCCGCCGACATGGTGCTCATCGACCTCGAAGGCCGCCCCGTCGAGCCCGCGAACAAACTCCGCCCCTCCTCCGACACGCCCACGCACCGCCGCCTCTTCCTTGCGTTTCCCGAGATCGGCGGCGTCGTGCACACGCACTCCTCGCACGCCACCGCCTTCGCCCAGGCCGGGCGGGAAATCCCCATTTTCGGCACCACGCACGCGGATTATTTTTTCGGCGACATCCCCGTCACCCGCAAACTGACCGACGCCGAAATCGGCGGCGGCGCCTACGAATGGGAGACGGGCAACGTCATCGTCGAGCACTTCGGGCGGCGGAAAAAATCCCCGCTCGACTACCCTGCGATCCTCGTCAACCGCCACGCGCCCTTCACGTGGGGGCCGACCGTCGCGAAAGCCGTGGAGGTCGCCGTGGCCGTCGAGTGCATCGCCCGCATGGCGCTCATGTCCCTGCAACTCGACCCTTCCCTCGCCCCCATCGAGCCCGCGCTCCTCAACAAACATTTCAAACGCAAACACGGTCCCGGCGCCTACTACGGCCAGCCCTGA
- the araA gene encoding L-arabinose isomerase yields MKNLATPEIWFLCGSQHLYGPGPLKQVAENAQKIAAALGASGRIRGARVVYKALLTTPDEITRVMAEANADEGCAGLILWMHTFSPSKMWIRGLAGLKKPFLHLHTQYNRDLPWGTIDMDFMNLNQAAHGDREAGFIHTRLRLERKVVVGHWSEPEVHDRIDAWARAARAWHDWQGARVLRLDDNMRQVAVTEGDKVGAEIRFGFSVNSHGIGDLVERIADVSEKSVDALAAEYAAAYTLAPALRKGGTRHASLRDAARIELGLRALLDETGAKAFTDTFEVLHGLNQLPGLPVQRLMADGYGFGGEGDWKTAALVRAMKVMAHGLKGGTSFMEDYTYHLDPKNPLVLGSHMLEICPSIAAPGKKPSLEIHPLGIGGKDDPVRLVFDAPAGDAVNASLIDLGNHFRLVVNEVTAIRPPKPLPRLPVARAVWKCRPDFRTALAAWIQAGGAHHTGYSYAVKTEHLEDFANIAGIELAVIDRDTRLREFKDRLRHNDLYYATAQGLRN; encoded by the coding sequence ATGAAAAATCTCGCCACGCCCGAAATCTGGTTCCTCTGCGGCTCGCAGCACCTCTACGGCCCCGGCCCGCTCAAGCAAGTCGCGGAAAACGCGCAAAAAATCGCCGCCGCGCTCGGCGCCTCCGGGCGCATCCGGGGCGCGCGCGTCGTTTACAAGGCGCTCCTCACCACGCCCGATGAAATCACCCGCGTGATGGCCGAGGCCAACGCCGACGAAGGCTGCGCCGGCCTCATCCTCTGGATGCACACCTTCTCGCCATCCAAAATGTGGATACGCGGACTCGCCGGCCTGAAAAAACCCTTCCTTCACCTGCACACCCAATACAATCGCGATCTCCCCTGGGGCACGATCGACATGGATTTCATGAACCTCAACCAGGCCGCGCACGGCGACCGCGAGGCGGGCTTCATCCACACCCGCCTCCGCCTCGAGCGCAAGGTCGTCGTCGGCCACTGGAGCGAGCCCGAGGTCCACGACCGCATCGACGCCTGGGCCCGCGCCGCCCGCGCCTGGCACGACTGGCAGGGCGCGCGCGTCCTCCGCCTCGACGACAACATGCGCCAGGTCGCCGTCACCGAGGGCGACAAGGTCGGCGCCGAGATCCGCTTCGGCTTTTCCGTCAACAGCCACGGCATCGGCGACCTCGTCGAACGCATCGCGGACGTCTCCGAAAAATCCGTGGACGCCCTCGCCGCCGAATACGCCGCCGCCTACACGCTCGCCCCCGCCCTCCGCAAGGGCGGCACGCGCCACGCCTCGCTCCGCGACGCCGCGCGCATCGAGCTCGGCCTCCGCGCGCTCCTGGACGAAACCGGCGCGAAAGCCTTCACCGACACCTTCGAGGTTTTGCACGGTCTCAACCAGCTCCCCGGCCTCCCCGTCCAGCGCCTCATGGCCGACGGCTACGGCTTCGGCGGCGAAGGCGACTGGAAAACCGCCGCGCTCGTCCGCGCCATGAAAGTCATGGCCCACGGACTCAAGGGCGGCACCTCCTTCATGGAGGACTATACCTACCACCTCGACCCGAAAAACCCGCTCGTGCTCGGCTCCCACATGCTCGAAATCTGCCCGAGCATCGCCGCGCCCGGCAAAAAACCCTCGCTCGAAATCCATCCCCTCGGCATCGGCGGCAAGGACGACCCCGTGCGCCTCGTTTTCGACGCGCCCGCCGGCGACGCCGTCAACGCCTCCCTCATCGACCTGGGCAACCACTTCCGCCTCGTCGTCAACGAAGTCACCGCCATCAGGCCCCCGAAACCGCTGCCCCGGCTCCCCGTCGCCCGCGCCGTCTGGAAATGCCGGCCCGATTTCCGCACCGCGCTCGCCGCCTGGATCCAGGCCGGCGGCGCGCACCACACCGGCTACAGTTACGCGGTCAAGACCGAGCATCTGGAGGACTTTGCCAACATCGCCGGCATCGAGCTTGCCGTCATCGACCGCGACACCCGCCTGCGCGAGTTCAAGGACCGGCTTCGCCACAACGACCTCTATTACGCCACCGCCCAAGGGCTGCGGAATTGA
- a CDS encoding ribulokinase yields MFTIGLDYGTNSVRALVVRCSDGAELGSAVFDYPSGRQGVLLDPRDHNLARQHPGDHLRGLEKSVRAALAAAKKQKGFDARRVVGIGVDTTGSSPLPVDKTNTPLALYPKFRDNLHTQCWLWKDHTAHREAARITALAAEHRPRYIAKCGNTYSSEWFWSKIWRCLDIAPRVFAAAHSWVELADWIPSVLAGVRDPAAIRRGVCCAGHKALYADEWGGLPDKEFLALLDPRLAALRDRLYEKAHDATVSAGRLCPRWAGKLGLPAGIPVAIGEMDVHYGAIGSGVAEGTLVKVIGTSTCDCAVVSTRKTVADIPGICGIVRGAILPGYFGIEAGQSAVGDIFKWWVETVCAGDGSLHRRLAAEVAAQKPGRAGLLALDWNNGNRTILVDQRLTGLLLGQTLHTTRAEIYRALIEATAFGARAIVERIRGYGVPVRRIVCAGGIAEKDPMLMQIYADVLGIPMHLAGSSQACALGAAVSAAVLAGEHKDFPAAQRKMTRLKKTVYRPRTAARKTYDRLYALYRKLHDAFGGLDKNADLSAVMKDLLAIKESQS; encoded by the coding sequence ATGTTCACCATCGGCCTCGATTACGGCACCAACTCCGTCCGCGCGCTCGTCGTGCGCTGCTCCGACGGCGCGGAACTCGGCTCCGCCGTCTTTGACTATCCCTCCGGACGGCAGGGCGTGCTCCTCGACCCGCGCGACCACAACCTCGCCCGCCAGCACCCCGGCGACCACCTGCGCGGCCTCGAAAAGAGCGTCCGCGCCGCGCTCGCCGCCGCAAAAAAACAAAAGGGATTCGACGCGCGCAGGGTCGTCGGCATCGGCGTGGACACCACCGGCTCCAGCCCGCTGCCCGTGGACAAGACGAACACCCCGCTCGCTCTGTATCCAAAATTCCGTGACAACCTTCACACCCAGTGCTGGCTCTGGAAGGACCACACCGCCCACCGCGAGGCCGCGCGCATCACCGCGCTGGCCGCGGAACACCGCCCGCGCTACATCGCCAAGTGCGGCAACACGTATTCCTCCGAATGGTTCTGGTCGAAAATCTGGCGCTGCCTGGACATCGCCCCGCGCGTCTTTGCCGCCGCGCATTCCTGGGTCGAGCTGGCCGACTGGATTCCCTCCGTGCTCGCCGGCGTGCGCGATCCCGCCGCCATCAGGCGCGGCGTCTGCTGCGCCGGCCACAAGGCCCTCTACGCCGACGAGTGGGGCGGCCTGCCCGACAAGGAGTTCCTTGCGCTCCTCGACCCGCGCCTCGCCGCGCTTCGCGACCGCCTCTACGAAAAGGCGCACGACGCCACCGTCTCCGCCGGGCGCCTCTGCCCCCGGTGGGCCGGAAAACTCGGCCTGCCCGCCGGCATCCCCGTCGCCATCGGCGAGATGGACGTGCACTACGGCGCCATCGGCAGCGGTGTCGCCGAGGGCACGCTGGTGAAAGTCATCGGCACCTCGACCTGCGACTGCGCCGTCGTCTCCACGCGGAAAACCGTGGCCGACATCCCCGGCATCTGCGGCATCGTGCGCGGCGCGATCCTGCCCGGCTATTTCGGCATCGAGGCCGGCCAGTCCGCCGTCGGCGACATTTTCAAGTGGTGGGTCGAGACCGTCTGCGCCGGCGACGGCAGCCTTCACCGCCGGCTCGCCGCCGAGGTCGCCGCGCAAAAGCCCGGCCGGGCCGGCCTGCTCGCCCTCGACTGGAACAACGGCAACCGCACCATTCTCGTGGACCAGCGCCTCACCGGCCTGCTCCTCGGGCAGACGCTCCACACCACGCGCGCCGAAATCTACCGCGCGCTCATCGAGGCCACCGCCTTCGGCGCGCGCGCCATCGTGGAACGCATCCGCGGCTACGGCGTCCCGGTCCGGCGCATCGTCTGCGCGGGCGGCATCGCCGAGAAGGACCCGATGCTCATGCAAATCTACGCCGACGTGCTCGGCATCCCCATGCACCTCGCCGGTTCCTCGCAAGCCTGCGCGCTTGGCGCGGCCGTCAGCGCCGCCGTCCTCGCCGGCGAGCACAAGGATTTCCCCGCCGCGCAGCGCAAAATGACACGCCTCAAAAAAACCGTTTACCGCCCCCGCACCGCCGCCCGCAAAACCTACGACCGGCTCTACGCGCTGTATCGCAAACTCCACGACGCCTTCGGCGGTCTCGATAAAAACGCCGACCTCTCCGCCGTCATGAAAGACCTCCTCGCCATCAAGGAATCCCAATCCTGA
- a CDS encoding LacI family DNA-binding transcriptional regulator: METKRVTMAAVAAAAGVSKNTVSLALRGDRQIPAATRARIEALAGELGYARNPVVAELMSELSRSRVAGFRRTLALINANEDERAFERHPTIPHYVAGCRERAAFLGYKFDEFWLHDPELDGTRLRRILHARGIRGIIVTGLMRGNVLPERFAGLWPDFPSVVTGVRTRGPTLSFCCVDHHELVVEAMERVLLLGYRRPALVVDETIDRLVDRRFSAGMWVGQQALPAARRVAGFYQVQAARTRRELFERWFRRARPDVILTLNRRVREWLGELGVESPRDIGLVQLERRRGTMNWAGMDQHNDLAGAAAVDMLAGMLHGHEEGVPLFPRATLIGGSWRDGATVRKTGDVES, from the coding sequence ATGGAGACAAAGCGCGTGACGATGGCCGCGGTGGCGGCGGCGGCGGGGGTTTCCAAGAACACCGTGTCGCTGGCGTTGCGCGGCGACCGGCAGATCCCGGCGGCGACGCGGGCGCGGATAGAGGCGCTGGCGGGGGAGCTCGGCTACGCGCGCAACCCGGTGGTGGCGGAATTGATGAGCGAGCTTTCGCGTTCGCGCGTGGCGGGGTTCCGGCGCACGCTCGCGCTCATCAACGCGAACGAGGACGAGCGGGCGTTCGAGCGTCACCCGACGATCCCGCATTACGTGGCGGGCTGCCGCGAGCGGGCCGCGTTTCTCGGCTACAAGTTCGACGAGTTCTGGCTGCACGACCCGGAGCTGGACGGCACGCGGCTGCGGCGGATTTTGCATGCGCGCGGGATCCGCGGCATCATCGTCACCGGGTTGATGCGCGGGAACGTCCTGCCGGAGCGGTTTGCCGGGCTGTGGCCGGATTTTCCGAGCGTGGTGACGGGCGTGCGCACGCGCGGGCCGACGCTGTCGTTTTGCTGCGTGGATCATCACGAGCTGGTGGTGGAGGCGATGGAACGGGTGCTGCTGCTCGGCTACCGGCGGCCGGCGCTGGTGGTGGACGAGACGATTGACCGGCTGGTGGACCGGCGTTTCAGCGCGGGCATGTGGGTGGGGCAGCAGGCGCTGCCGGCGGCGCGGCGCGTGGCGGGTTTTTACCAGGTGCAGGCGGCGCGGACGCGGCGGGAGTTGTTCGAAAGATGGTTCCGGCGGGCGCGGCCCGACGTGATCCTCACGCTCAACCGCCGCGTGCGCGAGTGGCTGGGCGAGCTCGGCGTGGAGTCGCCGCGCGACATCGGGCTGGTGCAGCTCGAGCGGCGGCGCGGCACGATGAACTGGGCGGGCATGGACCAGCACAACGATCTCGCGGGCGCGGCGGCGGTGGACATGCTCGCGGGCATGCTGCACGGTCATGAGGAGGGCGTGCCATTATTTCCGCGCGCGACACTCATCGGCGGCTCGTGGCGCGATGGCGCGACGGTGCGGAAAACCGGCGATGTCGAATCTTGA
- a CDS encoding MotA/TolQ/ExbB proton channel family protein: MTSIDQIREIFHQIAGVLVWPVLLGLVGLAAAMLVSLGAFAREAFDRRRGRRASLGRDHAALNRAAADSHEDIELIMEAVLQSSDRRRWRSLGRLRLAVRVGPSLGLMGTLIPMADALQGLAEGNLPALASNMVTAFAATVIGLGISVTAYLVAAARESWVRADSEALAFHAEHLLREIKSADERRAACAMKGEVP; encoded by the coding sequence ATGACCTCCATCGACCAGATTCGCGAAATCTTCCACCAAATCGCCGGCGTGCTGGTGTGGCCCGTGCTGCTCGGGCTCGTCGGGCTCGCCGCCGCCATGCTCGTCTCGCTCGGGGCGTTTGCCCGCGAAGCGTTCGACCGCCGCCGCGGGCGGCGCGCCTCGCTCGGGCGCGACCATGCGGCGCTCAACCGCGCCGCCGCCGACTCCCACGAGGACATCGAGCTCATCATGGAGGCCGTGCTCCAGTCGTCCGACCGCCGGCGCTGGCGTTCGCTCGGCCGCCTGCGCCTCGCGGTGCGCGTCGGCCCCTCGCTCGGCCTCATGGGCACGCTCATCCCGATGGCCGACGCGCTCCAGGGGCTCGCCGAGGGCAATCTCCCGGCGCTCGCCAGCAACATGGTCACGGCGTTCGCCGCCACGGTCATCGGCCTGGGCATCAGCGTCACCGCCTACCTCGTCGCCGCGGCGCGCGAAAGCTGGGTGCGCGCCGACAGCGAGGCGCTCGCCTTCCACGCCGAGCACCTGCTCCGCGAAATCAAATCCGCCGACGAGCGCCGCGCCGCCTGCGCGATGAAAGGAGAGGTGCCCTGA
- a CDS encoding DUF2149 domain-containing protein encodes MRFVQRTRRAAHGPAPGEDEDPLAGIANLFDVSVAFIVALLIALFALFSAGTFLDKNSEVTLVKTTADGETEIITKKGAEIKVQKVTDKNLSGQGTRLGTAYRLAGGQVVYVPDGDAPDAAR; translated from the coding sequence ATGCGCTTCGTGCAACGCACCCGCCGTGCCGCCCACGGCCCCGCGCCCGGCGAGGACGAGGACCCGCTCGCCGGCATCGCGAATCTCTTCGACGTGAGCGTCGCCTTCATCGTCGCGCTGCTCATCGCGCTGTTCGCGCTTTTTTCCGCCGGCACCTTCCTCGACAAAAACTCCGAGGTCACGCTCGTGAAGACCACCGCTGACGGCGAGACCGAGATCATCACGAAAAAAGGCGCGGAGATCAAGGTGCAGAAGGTCACCGACAAAAACCTCTCCGGCCAGGGCACGCGCCTCGGCACCGCCTACCGCCTTGCCGGCGGCCAGGTCGTTTACGTGCCCGATGGCGACGCTCCCGATGCCGCCCGATGA
- a CDS encoding TonB-dependent receptor, which produces MNKTNRHPASSAAAALAALCCLSPIAPAAPATTAHGTPEGDEIIKLDEMNVTAMREAKRFYETPASTFTLALDDIKAAGGDSAYDVVRFADGVAIDSMGPAGQSYGAMTSKTVMRGSRRGTLILIDGMPANTNGYYNMEDIPVQTIGRIEMVKGAGSTLYGSEAIGGVINIITDHSPVNAAAATWGGNDYENYSIALREPWSAWGRSGVAGIAANYQKLGEVKRMSSSGLGMGGSKKRLARFDGSIGHWNVSYQYSDNKYSFDTYNKATWDTATVTQKAHYDDTKHYVRGTGRGAHWRAGFYANVHQRYAHTDRNLTTVPVVSADNDYDARVFGGDFQYTWKPAWAEFMFGVSASREDFTTDDYLKGTGTDSSRETVAAFVRGSKTFLDTWTASVSLRETYVSSGDLTAFTPQIQLLKTFPRKFSAYANVGRSFAMPTLNQLYGPSGTLSTSNANLDPEEGWNYEAGVKWEGGRTLASLAVFHMDFDHITYVPHPTDPDLLIPESVPFRNTGVELSVTQKILGCLEIEAGASYGAPEEKTVHNGPWNRVYGRVQANARVRWAWDRYFASFNISYLGDRVYGRSHMLPTLLKAGMDLGRHLQLTVTVDNVFDRIDVTNHTSTTTDYYSMPRWVKVAFAATF; this is translated from the coding sequence ATGAATAAAACCAACCGCCATCCAGCATCGTCCGCAGCCGCGGCGCTCGCCGCCCTGTGCTGCCTTTCCCCCATCGCGCCCGCCGCGCCCGCAACCACCGCTCACGGCACCCCCGAGGGCGACGAGATCATCAAGCTCGACGAAATGAACGTCACCGCCATGCGCGAGGCGAAGCGTTTCTACGAGACGCCCGCCTCCACCTTCACGCTGGCCCTGGACGACATCAAGGCCGCCGGCGGCGACAGCGCGTATGATGTCGTGCGTTTCGCCGACGGCGTCGCCATCGACTCGATGGGCCCCGCCGGCCAGTCCTACGGGGCCATGACCTCGAAGACCGTCATGCGCGGCTCGCGCCGGGGCACGCTCATTCTCATCGACGGCATGCCCGCCAACACCAACGGCTACTACAACATGGAGGACATCCCCGTGCAGACCATCGGGCGCATCGAGATGGTGAAAGGCGCGGGCTCCACCCTGTATGGCAGCGAGGCCATCGGCGGGGTCATCAACATCATCACCGACCACTCGCCCGTCAACGCCGCCGCCGCGACCTGGGGCGGCAATGATTACGAAAACTACAGCATCGCCCTTCGCGAACCCTGGTCGGCATGGGGCCGGTCCGGCGTCGCCGGCATCGCCGCCAATTATCAGAAGCTCGGGGAGGTGAAGCGCATGTCGAGCAGCGGCCTGGGCATGGGCGGCAGCAAAAAACGCCTCGCGCGCTTCGACGGCTCCATCGGCCACTGGAACGTCTCCTATCAGTATTCGGACAACAAATACTCGTTTGACACCTACAACAAGGCCACCTGGGACACCGCTACCGTCACGCAAAAAGCGCACTATGACGACACCAAGCACTATGTGCGCGGCACGGGCCGCGGCGCGCACTGGCGGGCGGGCTTCTACGCCAATGTCCACCAACGCTACGCGCACACGGACAGAAACCTCACCACCGTGCCCGTCGTCAGTGCCGACAACGACTACGACGCGCGCGTCTTCGGCGGCGACTTCCAATACACCTGGAAGCCGGCCTGGGCCGAGTTCATGTTCGGCGTGAGCGCCAGCCGCGAGGATTTCACCACCGATGATTATCTCAAGGGCACCGGCACCGACTCCAGCCGCGAAACCGTCGCCGCCTTCGTGCGCGGCTCGAAGACGTTTCTCGACACCTGGACGGCGTCCGTGAGCCTGCGCGAGACCTACGTGAGCAGCGGCGACCTGACCGCCTTCACCCCGCAAATCCAACTGCTCAAAACCTTCCCGCGCAAGTTCAGCGCCTACGCCAACGTCGGGCGCTCGTTTGCCATGCCCACGCTTAACCAGCTCTACGGGCCCAGCGGCACCCTGAGCACCTCCAACGCGAACCTCGATCCCGAGGAGGGCTGGAACTACGAGGCCGGCGTGAAGTGGGAAGGCGGGCGCACGCTCGCCAGCCTCGCCGTATTCCACATGGATTTCGACCACATCACCTACGTGCCCCATCCGACCGATCCCGATTTGTTGATCCCGGAATCGGTCCCCTTCCGCAACACGGGCGTCGAACTCTCCGTCACGCAAAAAATCCTGGGCTGCCTCGAGATCGAGGCCGGCGCCTCCTACGGCGCGCCCGAGGAAAAAACCGTTCACAATGGCCCGTGGAATCGCGTTTACGGCCGCGTGCAGGCCAACGCCCGCGTGCGCTGGGCGTGGGACCGCTACTTCGCCTCGTTCAACATTTCCTACCTCGGCGACCGCGTCTATGGCCGCAGCCACATGCTCCCCACCCTGCTCAAGGCCGGCATGGACCTCGGCAGGCATCTCCAGCTCACCGTGACGGTGGACAACGTCTTCGACCGCATCGACGTCACCAACCATACCTCGACCACCACCGACTACTACTCGATGCCCAGATGGGTGAAGGTGGCGTTCGCGGCCACGTTCTGA